In the genome of Triticum urartu cultivar G1812 chromosome 5, Tu2.1, whole genome shotgun sequence, one region contains:
- the LOC125509337 gene encoding protein SCAI: MTPVSSTTVQGNSGGGERNASGGATMASSPQQGQGQAQGGGGGGVCPAEQFWSLLDKADRRFARVRDLPLFGRQEPAEYGKAFRIYTQLWRMQQEHRHRLLDAGLRRWQVGEIAARIAHLYYSQYQRASDTALLSEAFVFYHAVLDRAYFLDDHLGASTKHLRFLARFLLVALILSRRAQTVPRLAGQIRSLLDESKKTLQEADYREWKHVVQEITRFLKADSPFMNKRPLRYSYAFDPPPETLPTIPPTVKKRGLLLSDAILCSYYHNEVKFTDLTLDTFRMLQCLEWEPCGSFAQNNGYSAHDESGQNHPNLLKDLRDAALPPNPLKTVLYRPSVPHFLKVLATKCEELPLNTMMLIYLSAAGEVGSSGLGPDTSERVVNSFSQFDISNTRAVTSKEDKEPCLWLGCREGEGSNCIYPCDMIPFTRRPLFLVIDSNISYAFKSIHGAEKGETAAMLLSPSSRSCAVGFSGDSTRQSGSQFTMFLTAPVQAFCFLIGNNGLDIIDKDYNKAEELLSLSLNEWAMTLVASSSLDPVWVEVLGDPLLRRLLLRFIFCRATLSLFKASNDKAECLPSCVPPLPELVGGESMLSQCCVMRVASFLGAADQFSFAEVTTWPDIDEPTSSGGVDKEL; this comes from the exons ATGACTCCAGTCTCCAGCACAACTGTCCAAGGCAACTCCGGGGGAGGGGAACGAAACGCATCCGGCGGAGCTACCATGGCGTCGTCGCCGCAGCAAGGCCAAGGCCAGGcccaaggcggcggcggcggcggtgtctGCCCGGCGGAGCAGTTCTGGTCGCTGCTGGACAAGGCGGACCGGCGGTTCGCCCGGGTGCGGGACCTGCCCCTCTTCGGCCGCCAGGAGCCCGCGGAGTACGGCAAGGCCTTCCGCATCTACACCCAGCTTTGGCGCATGCAGCAGGAGcaccgccaccgcctcctcgacGCCGGCCTCCGCCGCTGGCAGGTCGGCGAGATCGCCGCCCGCATCGCCCACCTCTACTACTCCCAGTACCAGCGCGCCTCCGACACTGCCCTCCTCTCCGAGGCCTTCGTCTTCTACCACGCCGTCCTCGACCGCGCCTACTTCCTCGACGACCACCTCGGGGCCTCCACCAAGCACCTGCGCTTCCTCGCCAGGTTCCTCCTCGTCGCGCTTATCCTCTCCCGCCGCGCGCAGACTGTGCCCCGCCTCGCCGGCCAAATCCGGTCGCTCCTCGACGAATCCAAGAAGACCCTCCAG GAAGCTGATTACAGGGAGTGGAAGCATGTCGTGCAAGAAATCACGAGGTTTCTAAAGGCTGACTCGCCCTTCATGAACAAGAGACCTCTCAGGTACAGCTATGCATTCGATCCTCCCCCGGAAACTCTTCCGACCATCCCACCTACAGTCAAGAAGCGCGGTCTGCTCTTAAGCGATGCCATCCTGTGCAGCTACTATCATAACGAG GTCAAATTTACCGACCTCACTCTAGACACATTCAGAATGCTTCAGTGTCTTGAATGGGAACCATGTGGCTCCTTTGCACAAAACAATGGTTACAGCGCCCATGATGAAAGTGGGCAAAATCACCCCAATCTCCTGAAAGATCTGAGAGACGCTGCGTTGCCCCCGAACCCACTGAAAACAGTTCTCTATCGCCCCTCGGTGCCACATTTCCTGAAG GTCCTTGCCACCAAATGTGAGGAGCTCCCATTGAATACTATGATGTTGATATACCTTTCGGCTGCAG GCGAGGTGGGATCCTCTGGACTTGGTCCCGATACAAGCGAGAGGGTTGTGAACAGCTTTAGTCAGTTTGACATATCTAATACCAGGGCCGTCACTTCAAAGGAAGATAAAGAACCATGTCTTTGGTTAGGTTGCCGTGAAGGCGAAG GCTCAAACTGCATATACCCTTGTGATATGATCCCGTTTACAAGGAGACCTCTCTTTCTGGTGATTGACAGTAACATCAGCTATGCATTTAAG TCAATTCATGGGGCTGAAAAAGGGGAGACAGCTGCCATGTTACTTTCTCCAAGCTCCCGATCTTGCGCTGTAGGATTCAGTGGGGACTCTACTCGGCAGAGTGGTAGTCAATTTACTATGTTCCTCACAGCTCCAGTGCAAGCTTTCTGCTTTCTGATCGGCAATAATGGGCTGGACATTATTGACAAG GATTATAACAAAGCCGAGGAGCTACTATCCTTGTCATTGAATGAATGGGCTATGACTTTGGTTGCTTCGTCTTCACTTGACCCTGTCTGGGTTGAAGTTTTAGGCGATCCACTCCTGAGGCGACTGCTTCTCAG GTTTATCTTCTGCCGAGCCACGCTTTCGCTGTTCAAAGCGAGCAACGATAAGGCGGAATGCTTGCCAAGCTGTGTGCCTCCATTGCCGGAATTGGTTGGGGGAGAAAGCATGCTGTCGCAATGTTGTGTGATGCGAGTGGCATCTTTCTTGGGCGCCGCTGACCAATTCTCGTTCGCCGAGGTTACTACATGGCCTGACATTGATGAGCCCACCAGCAGTGGAGGTGTCGACAAAGAGTTATGA